Proteins encoded by one window of Microbacterium testaceum:
- a CDS encoding SGNH/GDSL hydrolase family protein, which produces MASVRYVAIGDSFTEGVGDELPDGTVRGWADLAAQGWADAAGEPIEYANLAIRGKLIEPIVAQQLEPALALKPTHLSFNGGGNDMLRPRTGIDRIVDLFDHVVRRCDEEGVRLIVLSGANPSAGLPLGKLIEARGDRLSHAVEKRLEARPDVLTAYNWFDRELAGGEFWSVDRLHMNARGHHRVAARVIESVGLTPPAEWWHLREIPETERLKGTAYYREHVAPWVRRRLTGTSSGDNRQAKFGGGWVELTPGG; this is translated from the coding sequence ATGGCATCCGTCCGCTACGTCGCGATCGGCGACTCGTTCACCGAAGGCGTCGGCGATGAGCTGCCCGACGGCACCGTCCGAGGGTGGGCCGACCTGGCCGCACAGGGATGGGCGGATGCCGCGGGGGAGCCCATCGAATACGCGAACCTCGCGATCCGCGGCAAGCTCATCGAGCCCATCGTCGCTCAACAACTCGAGCCGGCGCTGGCGCTCAAGCCGACGCACCTGTCGTTCAACGGCGGCGGCAACGACATGCTGCGTCCGCGCACGGGCATCGACCGCATCGTCGACCTGTTCGACCACGTCGTGCGCCGGTGCGACGAAGAGGGGGTGCGTCTGATCGTGCTCTCGGGGGCGAACCCGTCGGCGGGGCTCCCGCTCGGCAAGCTCATCGAGGCGCGCGGCGACCGCCTGTCGCACGCCGTCGAGAAGCGTCTCGAAGCGCGCCCCGACGTGCTCACCGCCTACAACTGGTTCGACCGCGAGCTGGCGGGCGGGGAGTTCTGGTCCGTCGACCGGCTGCACATGAACGCGCGCGGCCACCACCGCGTCGCCGCCCGGGTGATCGAGTCGGTCGGGCTCACACCGCCCGCCGAGTGGTGGCATCTGCGCGAGATCCCCGAGACCGAGCGGCTGAAGGGCACCGCCTACTACCGCGAGCACGTGGCACCGTGGGTGCGTCGCCGGCTCACCGGCACCTCGTCGGGCGACAACCGTCAGGCGAAGTTCGGCGGCGGCTGGGTGGAGCTCACGCCGGGAGGCTGA
- a CDS encoding S9 family peptidase, whose protein sequence is MRPTDIETLIGVGRPAIAASGAFAVFATSRPDLAADRAVGQLWRVELPAGSPRRLTRGVADRAPHLSPDDATIAFLRADDKGHAQVFVVASSGGEPVQVTDQPGGVTALAFSPDGGRLAFTARVPEPGRYGTVEGRDAAAEPPRRITGIRWHANGLGYLDRPAQLFVIDVPATDVEPFYAPAPSLETPEKRVVAEPATQLTHGETSWNGVVWAADGAELLSVPDVIETARRDLRDRVVAVAVDSGEQREVLSSSENLSVATVDVAPDGAVFVLANDVGDEGIDFVAPGVALFVLEADGPRPLTDPETVDLGEVGSHLSFDGDEILVQDRTRGRLRLLRVTRDGRVEHVLGGDLEVNGHAVAQGRVAASVASPESSGELVVIEGSEVRALTAFGQAARAAGVVVPVEHEIVGRDGYPVHGWVAVPEGEGPFPVILQIHGGPYASYGVHLFDETQVLVDAGYAVVYSNPRGSAGYGRSHGRSIRRRMGTLDFFDVMDFFDGVVGVDPRLDADRVGVMGGSYGGYMTAWIIAHEHRFAAAIVERGFLDPAAFPGSSDIGSFFGDEYVGTDPVLVAAQSPMAVVDQVATPTLVLHSELDYRCPLDQATRYYAALKRNGVEAEMLIFPGEDHELTRAGRPQHRVQRFDAVLEWWSRHLPVG, encoded by the coding sequence ATGCGGCCGACCGACATCGAGACACTGATCGGGGTCGGTCGGCCCGCGATCGCCGCTTCGGGGGCGTTCGCCGTCTTCGCGACCTCTCGCCCCGATCTTGCCGCCGACCGCGCGGTCGGGCAGCTCTGGCGGGTCGAGTTGCCCGCCGGCTCGCCCCGGCGCCTCACGCGGGGGGTCGCCGATCGGGCGCCCCACCTGTCTCCCGACGACGCGACGATCGCGTTCCTCCGCGCCGACGACAAGGGACACGCGCAGGTCTTCGTCGTTGCCTCGTCCGGGGGTGAGCCCGTGCAGGTCACCGACCAGCCCGGGGGAGTGACCGCCCTGGCGTTCTCGCCCGACGGCGGCCGGCTCGCCTTCACGGCGCGCGTGCCCGAACCCGGCCGCTACGGCACGGTCGAGGGACGAGATGCCGCCGCCGAGCCGCCGCGCCGGATCACCGGCATTCGCTGGCACGCCAACGGGCTCGGCTACCTCGACCGGCCGGCGCAGCTGTTCGTCATCGACGTGCCCGCGACCGACGTCGAGCCGTTCTACGCGCCGGCGCCGTCCCTCGAGACGCCCGAGAAACGCGTCGTGGCCGAGCCCGCGACGCAGCTCACCCACGGGGAGACGAGCTGGAACGGCGTCGTCTGGGCCGCCGACGGCGCGGAGTTGCTGAGCGTCCCCGACGTAATCGAGACCGCACGGCGCGACCTGCGCGACCGGGTGGTCGCGGTCGCGGTAGACAGCGGCGAGCAGCGCGAGGTGCTGAGCTCGTCCGAGAACCTCTCGGTGGCGACAGTCGACGTCGCGCCCGACGGCGCGGTCTTCGTGCTCGCGAACGACGTGGGCGACGAGGGGATCGACTTCGTCGCGCCCGGTGTCGCGCTCTTCGTCCTCGAGGCCGACGGACCGCGTCCGCTCACTGACCCCGAGACGGTCGACCTCGGCGAGGTCGGCAGTCACCTCTCGTTCGACGGCGACGAGATCCTCGTGCAGGACCGCACGCGCGGTCGCCTGCGGCTTTTGCGTGTGACCCGCGACGGGCGGGTGGAGCACGTGCTCGGCGGCGACCTCGAGGTGAACGGCCATGCCGTCGCGCAGGGCAGGGTCGCGGCATCCGTCGCCTCTCCCGAGTCCTCCGGCGAGCTCGTCGTGATCGAGGGGTCGGAGGTGCGGGCGCTCACCGCGTTCGGCCAGGCCGCTCGCGCGGCGGGGGTCGTCGTCCCGGTCGAGCACGAGATCGTCGGTCGAGACGGTTATCCCGTGCACGGCTGGGTGGCCGTGCCCGAGGGCGAGGGACCGTTCCCGGTCATCCTGCAGATCCACGGCGGCCCCTACGCCTCGTACGGCGTGCACCTGTTCGACGAGACGCAGGTGCTCGTCGACGCCGGATACGCGGTCGTCTACAGCAACCCGCGGGGGAGCGCCGGTTACGGCCGCTCACACGGTCGCTCGATCCGCCGCCGCATGGGCACCCTCGACTTCTTCGACGTCATGGACTTCTTCGACGGCGTCGTCGGCGTCGACCCGCGGCTCGACGCGGATCGCGTGGGTGTCATGGGCGGCTCGTACGGCGGGTACATGACCGCGTGGATCATCGCGCACGAGCACCGCTTCGCCGCAGCGATCGTCGAGCGCGGATTCCTCGACCCCGCCGCCTTCCCGGGCTCGAGCGACATCGGCTCGTTCTTCGGCGACGAGTACGTCGGCACCGACCCGGTGCTCGTGGCCGCGCAGAGTCCCATGGCCGTCGTCGACCAGGTCGCCACACCCACGCTCGTGCTGCACTCCGAACTCGACTACCGCTGCCCGCTCGATCAGGCGACGCGGTACTACGCGGCGCTCAAGCGCAACGGCGTCGAGGCCGAGATGCTCATCTTCCCGGGCGAGGATCACGAGCTCACGCGCGCCGGGCGCCCGCAGCACCGGGTGCAGCGTTTCGACGCCGTCCTCGAGTGGTGGAGCCGCCACCTGCCGGTGGGGTGA
- a CDS encoding SDR family oxidoreductase — translation MTLALVTGTTSGIGLHTAIQLAQQGVTVIATVRDTARADALRSAASEAGVELDIRALDVTDAAASRALIEAAGPIDILVNNAGRGAVGTLEQMSDEDLQEQLETNYLSVARLTRLVLPGMRERGSGRIVTVTSVGGAVGQPFSDAYCAAKFAVEGLMQSLAPVVAPFGVEVSIVEPAAVASSFVASVHRAVPGPYAEQQQAYLDRAATSFASAQSAEDAAKTVVEASTTSAPRFRWQTSDAATQFAGLSLADLDGSRVLGMTSGWVRRD, via the coding sequence ATGACTCTCGCACTCGTCACCGGAACCACCAGCGGCATCGGCCTGCACACCGCCATCCAACTCGCGCAGCAGGGGGTGACGGTCATCGCCACGGTCCGCGACACCGCGCGCGCCGACGCCCTGCGCTCGGCGGCATCCGAGGCGGGTGTCGAGCTCGACATCCGGGCCTTGGACGTGACGGATGCCGCGGCATCCCGTGCCCTGATCGAGGCGGCGGGTCCGATCGACATCCTCGTGAACAACGCCGGACGTGGCGCTGTGGGCACCCTCGAGCAGATGAGCGACGAGGACCTGCAGGAGCAGTTGGAGACCAACTACCTCTCGGTCGCGCGCCTGACCCGTCTCGTCCTGCCCGGCATGCGCGAGCGGGGGAGTGGACGCATCGTCACGGTCACCAGCGTCGGAGGAGCGGTGGGCCAACCGTTCTCGGACGCGTACTGCGCCGCCAAGTTCGCCGTCGAGGGGCTCATGCAGTCGCTCGCCCCGGTCGTCGCACCCTTCGGCGTCGAGGTGTCGATCGTCGAGCCCGCCGCCGTCGCGTCGTCGTTCGTCGCCTCCGTCCACCGCGCCGTCCCCGGGCCCTACGCCGAGCAGCAGCAGGCGTACCTCGACCGCGCGGCGACCTCGTTCGCGTCCGCGCAATCTGCGGAGGATGCCGCGAAGACGGTCGTCGAGGCCTCGACGACATCCGCGCCGCGCTTCCGCTGGCAGACCTCCGATGCGGCGACCCAGTTCGCCGGCCTGTCTCTGGCCGACCTCGACGGATCGCGAGTGCTGGGCATGACCTCGGGATGGGTGCGGCGCGACTGA
- a CDS encoding class I SAM-dependent DNA methyltransferase — translation MYSGFARFYDVLQGGTPEPFAAWIERRTAELGREVESILELGCGTGAVLDLLPATWAKVGIDASPDMLEIARIKGVDAALIEADIRDVALDRRFDVVACVYDTVNHLPVSDWPRVFAVASGHLEADGIFLFDMNTLGRLRDGAGRSETTVAGGATVTISISDEGDDRYDWHVRIEGDHDPIDETIAEYGAALTDVRRMLTDAGFTRVEVSGGRDRPVDDEAPRLFFACRR, via the coding sequence ATGTACTCCGGATTCGCGCGCTTCTACGACGTCCTGCAGGGCGGGACCCCCGAACCGTTCGCCGCGTGGATCGAGAGACGCACCGCCGAGCTCGGGCGCGAGGTGGAGTCGATCCTCGAGCTCGGGTGCGGCACCGGGGCCGTGCTCGACCTCCTACCCGCCACGTGGGCGAAGGTCGGCATCGACGCGTCACCCGACATGCTCGAGATCGCCCGGATCAAGGGGGTGGATGCCGCCCTGATCGAGGCGGACATCCGCGACGTCGCCCTGGATCGTCGGTTCGATGTCGTCGCGTGCGTCTACGACACCGTCAACCACCTGCCCGTCTCGGACTGGCCGCGGGTGTTCGCCGTGGCATCCGGTCATCTCGAAGCCGACGGGATCTTCCTCTTCGACATGAACACGCTCGGGCGCCTCCGCGACGGCGCGGGGCGGTCCGAGACGACGGTCGCCGGGGGAGCGACGGTCACGATCTCGATCAGCGACGAGGGCGACGACCGCTACGACTGGCACGTGCGCATCGAGGGCGACCACGATCCGATCGACGAGACGATCGCCGAGTACGGCGCCGCGTTGACCGACGTCCGCCGCATGCTGACGGACGCGGGATTCACCCGGGTCGAGGTGAGCGGCGGTCGCGATCGTCCCGTCGACGACGAGGCACCGCGACTGTTCTTCGCGTGCCGCCGCTGA
- a CDS encoding HdeD family acid-resistance protein gives MSTSTTNPAVGAVRTALGVSGALSLVIGLLILIWPGRTAEVAVGIISIYVIIAGLVNIAIGLFWRSGWARLGYLVLGVLFIVAGIFSFANLSATTAWFGVFIGTLVGILWIIEGVVSLTTAGHRSKARAWTIFFAIVSILAGIVLLFSPLLGAVTLFLLIGISLVILGVFQIVRAIQFGKAV, from the coding sequence ATGTCGACCTCCACGACCAACCCCGCCGTCGGGGCCGTGCGCACCGCGCTCGGCGTCAGCGGAGCCCTCTCCCTCGTCATCGGTCTGCTCATCCTCATCTGGCCGGGACGCACCGCCGAGGTCGCCGTCGGCATCATCTCGATCTACGTGATCATCGCCGGTCTCGTGAACATCGCCATCGGCCTGTTCTGGCGCTCGGGATGGGCGCGCCTCGGCTACCTCGTGCTCGGCGTGCTGTTCATCGTCGCGGGCATCTTCTCGTTCGCCAACCTCTCGGCCACGACCGCGTGGTTCGGGGTCTTCATCGGCACCCTGGTCGGCATCCTCTGGATCATCGAGGGCGTCGTCTCGCTCACGACGGCCGGTCACCGGTCGAAGGCGCGGGCCTGGACGATCTTCTTCGCGATCGTCAGCATCCTCGCCGGCATCGTGCTGCTCTTCTCGCCGTTGCTCGGCGCGGTGACCCTGTTCCTGCTCATCGGCATCTCGCTCGTGATCCTGGGCGTGTTCCAGATCGTGCGGGCGATCCAGTTCGGCAAAGCCGTCTGA
- a CDS encoding dienelactone hydrolase family protein codes for MSTYAPNLTEILDREPLPASGIESGDVDYEADGVAYRGYLARPAGEGRHPGIMVVHDWLGVTDYVRMRCDTLARLGYTTFAADVYGADVRPAPEDAAGVAGGFYQDRPLWRKRLTEAFAYLREQSSVDADRTAAIGYCFGGSSVLELARTGADVDAVVSFHGGLLTGPEGEAEKITAKLLVLHGAADPVAPDDAMLAFENDLRTAPSVDWQLVSYANAMHAFTLPDADAPEQGAQFQATAERRSWAAMKAFLAEVFEAHA; via the coding sequence ATGAGCACCTACGCCCCGAACCTCACCGAGATCCTCGATCGCGAACCCCTCCCGGCATCCGGGATCGAATCGGGTGACGTCGACTACGAAGCGGACGGCGTCGCCTACCGCGGCTACCTCGCGCGCCCGGCAGGGGAGGGGCGCCACCCGGGGATCATGGTCGTGCACGACTGGCTCGGCGTGACCGACTACGTGCGTATGCGCTGCGACACGCTCGCGCGCCTCGGCTATACGACCTTTGCAGCGGACGTCTACGGCGCCGACGTGCGCCCGGCGCCCGAGGACGCGGCCGGTGTGGCCGGCGGCTTCTACCAGGATCGCCCGCTGTGGAGGAAGCGTCTCACCGAGGCCTTCGCCTACCTGCGCGAGCAGTCATCCGTCGACGCCGACCGCACCGCGGCGATCGGATACTGCTTCGGCGGGTCGTCGGTGCTCGAGCTCGCGCGCACGGGCGCCGACGTCGACGCGGTCGTCAGCTTCCACGGCGGCCTGCTCACCGGCCCCGAAGGCGAGGCCGAGAAGATCACCGCGAAGCTGCTCGTGCTGCACGGCGCCGCCGACCCCGTCGCACCCGACGACGCGATGCTCGCCTTCGAGAACGACCTGCGCACGGCGCCGTCGGTCGACTGGCAGCTGGTGTCGTACGCGAATGCGATGCACGCCTTCACGCTTCCGGATGCCGATGCCCCCGAGCAGGGCGCGCAGTTCCAGGCGACCGCCGAGCGGCGCAGTTGGGCCGCGATGAAGGCGTTCCTGGCGGAGGTGTTCGAAGCCCACGCGTGA
- a CDS encoding DUF2127 domain-containing protein yields the protein MRERVMDLVFLIGVALKGLDGLIELVGAIVLLVTTPGQLLHVAQRLTAHELAREPNDFLANALLHSIKQLGSGTVVFLAVYLLLHGVVKLAIVIALMLGTRRVYPWAIAAIGAFLVYQVYELFVSPSIGLVLLTVFDLIILLLTWREWRRGRPLRQTWHSTLDWILRRPQPQH from the coding sequence GTGCGCGAACGGGTGATGGATCTCGTCTTCCTCATCGGCGTCGCCCTGAAGGGCCTCGACGGCCTGATCGAACTCGTCGGTGCGATCGTGCTGCTCGTCACGACCCCCGGCCAGCTCCTGCACGTCGCCCAGCGGCTCACGGCTCACGAGCTGGCGCGGGAGCCGAACGACTTCCTCGCGAACGCGCTGCTGCACAGCATCAAACAGCTCGGATCGGGCACGGTGGTCTTCCTCGCCGTGTACCTCCTGCTGCACGGCGTCGTGAAGCTCGCGATCGTCATCGCCCTGATGCTCGGCACCCGGCGGGTGTACCCGTGGGCGATCGCCGCGATCGGCGCCTTCCTCGTCTACCAGGTGTATGAGCTGTTCGTCTCACCGAGCATCGGTCTCGTACTGCTGACGGTGTTCGACCTGATCATCCTGCTGCTCACCTGGCGCGAGTGGCGACGCGGCCGACCCCTGCGCCAGACCTGGCATTCGACGCTGGATTGGATCCTGCGCCGGCCGCAGCCGCAGCACTGA
- a CDS encoding LLM class flavin-dependent oxidoreductase produces the protein MDARPLELGLDTFGDISRGPDGSLLSDAQTIRNVVDQAVLADEVGLSFFGVGEHHRKDFAVTSPEIVLAAAAARTKNIHLGTAVTVLSSDDPVRVYERFATLDAVSNGRAEVILGRGSFIESFPLFGYDLADYEQLFEEKLELFSHLLTEKPVTWSGRTRAALQDADVYPKTETGLTAWVGVGGSPESVVRTARYGYGLVLAIIGGSAARFRPYADLYRRSLDELGKPQMPISVHSPGHVAETDEQAWDEAFEGVAELNNTIGRERGWPEYNRMRFQHDVGPEGSMYVGSPETVARKIAATVRALGNSRFQMKIASGSISHDRLMSSIELYGTRVRPLVEEMLAETSTPVDAPGIR, from the coding sequence ATGGACGCCCGCCCCCTCGAGCTCGGACTCGACACCTTCGGAGATATCTCGCGCGGCCCCGACGGGTCGCTGCTGTCCGACGCGCAGACCATCCGCAACGTCGTCGACCAGGCGGTGCTCGCCGACGAGGTGGGCCTGTCGTTCTTCGGGGTGGGGGAGCACCACCGCAAGGACTTCGCCGTCACCAGCCCCGAGATCGTGCTGGCCGCCGCGGCCGCCCGCACGAAGAACATCCACCTCGGAACCGCGGTGACCGTCCTGTCGAGCGACGACCCGGTGCGCGTGTACGAGCGGTTCGCGACGCTGGATGCCGTCTCGAACGGCCGCGCCGAGGTCATCCTCGGGCGTGGGTCGTTCATCGAGTCGTTCCCGCTGTTCGGCTACGACCTCGCCGACTACGAGCAGCTGTTCGAGGAGAAGCTCGAGCTCTTCTCGCACCTGCTCACCGAGAAGCCCGTCACCTGGTCGGGCCGCACGCGCGCCGCGCTGCAGGATGCCGATGTGTACCCCAAGACCGAGACGGGCCTGACCGCGTGGGTCGGGGTCGGCGGTTCTCCGGAGTCGGTGGTGCGCACGGCCCGCTACGGCTACGGTCTGGTCCTCGCGATCATCGGCGGGTCCGCCGCTCGGTTCCGCCCGTACGCCGACCTGTACCGACGATCGCTCGACGAGCTCGGAAAGCCGCAGATGCCCATCTCGGTGCACTCGCCCGGCCACGTCGCCGAGACCGACGAGCAGGCCTGGGACGAGGCGTTCGAGGGCGTCGCCGAGCTGAACAACACGATCGGACGCGAACGCGGCTGGCCCGAGTACAACCGCATGCGGTTCCAGCACGACGTCGGACCCGAGGGCTCGATGTATGTCGGCTCGCCCGAGACGGTCGCCCGGAAGATCGCCGCGACCGTGCGAGCGCTGGGCAACTCCCGCTTCCAGATGAAGATCGCGAGCGGGTCGATCTCGCACGATCGCTTGATGTCGAGTATCGAGCTGTACGGCACGCGCGTGCGCCCCCTCGTCGAGGAGATGCTCGCCGAAACCTCCACGCCGGTCGACGCTCCCGGCATCCGGTGA
- a CDS encoding AEC family transporter: MRPSPPVQRVSGVFTGFAVVGLAVVVGYTIARIDLLGPHARPVLSRLTFFVLSPFLLFTVLAKADVATLFSALLPVSMITAAVVIGVYALISALILRRSVGETVIGALSAGQVNSNNIGIPISLYMLGNAAYSAPVILFQLLVLMPIALSILDAATSGSRNVGRILLQTAKNPMLIGSALGVLVALLDIDLPPIVFDPLQLIAGACVPVLLMSYGMSLYGQRVLTEPGRRVDVVIASALKLVVMPALAWLVATLFALPADQVFVVVVLAALPTAQNVFNFAQRYEVGVILSRDVVFISTLGCLPVLFTVALLLEHSPA, translated from the coding sequence GTGCGCCCCTCTCCCCCGGTCCAGCGCGTGAGCGGCGTCTTCACCGGCTTCGCGGTCGTCGGTCTCGCGGTCGTGGTGGGCTACACCATCGCCCGCATCGATCTGCTCGGGCCGCACGCGCGCCCCGTGCTGAGCCGCCTGACGTTCTTCGTCCTGTCGCCGTTCCTGCTTTTCACGGTGCTCGCGAAGGCCGACGTCGCCACGCTGTTCTCGGCGCTGCTGCCTGTGTCGATGATCACGGCGGCGGTCGTCATCGGGGTCTACGCGCTGATTTCGGCGCTGATCCTGCGCCGCAGCGTGGGCGAGACGGTGATCGGCGCGCTGTCGGCCGGCCAGGTGAACAGCAACAACATCGGCATCCCGATCTCGCTCTACATGCTCGGGAACGCGGCGTACTCGGCTCCGGTGATCCTGTTTCAGTTGCTGGTCCTCATGCCGATCGCCCTCTCGATCCTGGATGCCGCCACCTCGGGCTCGCGCAACGTCGGGCGTATCCTGTTGCAGACGGCGAAGAACCCGATGCTCATTGGTTCCGCCCTGGGTGTGCTGGTCGCGCTCCTCGACATCGATCTGCCGCCGATCGTTTTCGATCCCCTGCAGTTGATCGCCGGCGCGTGCGTTCCCGTGCTGCTGATGTCGTACGGCATGTCGCTGTACGGCCAGCGCGTGCTGACCGAGCCGGGTCGCCGCGTCGACGTGGTGATCGCCTCGGCCCTGAAGCTCGTGGTGATGCCCGCGCTGGCGTGGCTCGTGGCGACGCTCTTCGCGCTGCCCGCCGACCAGGTGTTCGTCGTCGTGGTGCTCGCGGCGCTCCCGACGGCACAGAACGTCTTCAACTTCGCGCAGCGGTACGAGGTGGGTGTGATCCTGTCGCGCGACGTGGTCTTCATCTCGACGCTCGGGTGCCTGCCGGTGCTGTTCACCGTCGCGCTGTTGCTGGAGCACTCCCCCGCGTGA
- a CDS encoding SDR family oxidoreductase, with translation MSQTLPSGSLSGKTALVTGSSRGIGADTVRYFAEAGANVVINFRNKAPRAEKLATQLRELGVEALVVGADLTDPESVKAMFDEVERTFGGLDILVLNASGGMESGMAEDYALLLNRDAQVNVLDTALPLLTDDARVVFVTSHQAHFIRTTPTMPEYEPVALSKRAGEDALREKIPALEERGIGFTVVSGDMIEGTITATLLERANPGAISARREDAGKLYNVSEFAAEVARAAVDPVPADNTRLVGDTGSFGGE, from the coding sequence GTGTCCCAGACCCTCCCGTCCGGCTCGCTGAGCGGCAAGACCGCCCTCGTCACCGGCTCGTCGCGCGGCATCGGCGCCGACACCGTCCGCTACTTCGCCGAGGCCGGCGCGAACGTCGTCATCAACTTCCGCAACAAGGCGCCCCGCGCCGAGAAGCTCGCCACGCAGCTGCGCGAGCTCGGCGTCGAGGCCCTCGTCGTCGGCGCCGACCTCACCGACCCCGAATCGGTGAAGGCGATGTTCGACGAGGTCGAGCGCACCTTCGGCGGTCTCGACATCCTCGTGCTCAACGCCTCGGGCGGCATGGAGTCGGGCATGGCCGAGGACTACGCGCTGCTGCTCAACCGCGACGCGCAGGTCAACGTGCTCGACACCGCCCTGCCGCTGCTCACGGACGACGCGCGCGTCGTCTTCGTGACCAGCCACCAGGCGCACTTCATCCGCACCACCCCGACCATGCCCGAATACGAGCCGGTCGCCCTGTCCAAGCGCGCCGGCGAGGACGCCCTGCGCGAGAAGATCCCGGCTCTCGAGGAGCGCGGCATCGGCTTCACCGTCGTCTCGGGCGACATGATCGAGGGCACCATCACGGCGACCCTGCTCGAGCGCGCGAACCCCGGTGCCATCTCGGCCCGTCGCGAAGACGCCGGCAAGCTCTACAACGTGTCGGAGTTCGCTGCCGAGGTGGCCCGCGCCGCGGTCGACCCGGTGCCCGCCGACAACACCCGCCTCGTCGGAGACACGGGTTCGTTCGGAGGCGAGTGA
- a CDS encoding MFS transporter translates to MTTTTDTIRVSERLDALPFTRRHGRILGGSGLGWALDAMDVGLISFVIAALSVQWQLAPTEASWIASAGFAGMAIGASVGGLLADRFGRRHVFALTLLVYGVATGASALVGGLAALLVLRFVVGLGLGAELPVASTYVSEFAPARMRGRLIVFLEAFWAVGWTAAALIGYLVVPSSADGWRWAFALGAIPAVYALIVRWGLPESPRWLASRGRNAEAIVIVRDLEAAAGRIALEASTEGVSASAPADRPRVRALWAPALRARTASLWVLWFCVNFSYYGAFIWIPTILVAQGYDLVRSFGFTLIITLAQLPGYAVAAWLIEAWGRRATLATFLAGSAVAAVLFGTATGEVAVIAAGMALSFFNLGAWGALYAATPETYPTELRATGSGWAAGVGRIASILAPLAVPPLLGVGGAPLLFVVFAAFFAVAVVAALFLREQRGRALA, encoded by the coding sequence GTGACCACGACCACCGACACCATCCGGGTGTCCGAACGCCTCGACGCTCTGCCGTTCACCCGCCGCCACGGGCGGATCCTCGGCGGATCGGGCCTGGGGTGGGCTCTGGATGCCATGGACGTCGGCCTCATCTCGTTCGTCATCGCCGCTCTCAGCGTGCAGTGGCAGCTGGCGCCGACCGAGGCGTCGTGGATCGCATCTGCGGGCTTCGCCGGTATGGCGATCGGAGCGAGCGTGGGCGGGCTGCTGGCCGACCGGTTCGGGCGCCGTCACGTCTTCGCGCTGACGCTGCTGGTGTACGGAGTGGCCACCGGGGCGAGCGCCCTCGTGGGGGGTCTCGCAGCCCTGCTCGTGCTGCGCTTCGTCGTGGGCCTCGGGCTCGGGGCGGAGTTGCCGGTGGCATCGACCTACGTCAGCGAGTTCGCGCCCGCCCGCATGCGGGGTCGACTCATCGTGTTCCTCGAGGCGTTCTGGGCCGTCGGATGGACGGCCGCGGCGCTCATCGGCTACCTCGTGGTGCCGTCGTCCGCCGATGGCTGGCGATGGGCCTTCGCCCTCGGCGCCATTCCCGCCGTCTACGCGCTCATCGTGCGGTGGGGTCTTCCCGAGTCGCCGCGGTGGCTGGCGTCTCGCGGCCGCAACGCCGAGGCGATCGTCATCGTGCGCGATCTCGAGGCCGCCGCCGGTCGGATCGCACTCGAGGCGTCGACGGAGGGAGTCTCGGCATCCGCTCCCGCCGACCGTCCCCGGGTCCGGGCCCTGTGGGCACCGGCACTGCGGGCGCGCACGGCGAGCCTGTGGGTGCTGTGGTTCTGCGTGAACTTCTCGTACTACGGGGCGTTCATCTGGATTCCGACCATCCTCGTCGCGCAGGGCTACGACCTCGTGCGTTCGTTCGGTTTCACGCTCATCATCACGCTCGCGCAGCTACCCGGGTACGCGGTCGCCGCGTGGCTCATCGAGGCCTGGGGCCGGCGCGCGACCCTCGCGACCTTCCTCGCCGGTTCCGCGGTCGCCGCGGTGCTGTTCGGCACGGCGACCGGAGAGGTGGCGGTCATCGCCGCCGGCATGGCCCTGTCGTTCTTCAATCTCGGCGCGTGGGGCGCCCTGTACGCCGCGACCCCCGAGACCTACCCGACCGAGCTGCGCGCGACGGGGTCGGGCTGGGCCGCGGGCGTCGGACGCATCGCGTCGATCCTGGCTCCCCTCGCCGTGCCGCCGCTGCTCGGCGTCGGGGGAGCGCCGCTGCTGTTCGTGGTGTTCGCGGCGTTCTTCGCCGTGGCTGTAGTCGCGGCGCTGTTCCTCCGCGAGCAGCGCGGGCGGGCGCTGGCGTAG